A portion of the Synechococcales cyanobacterium T60_A2020_003 genome contains these proteins:
- a CDS encoding ABC transporter ATP-binding protein has translation MAQSKLRTLGEYLRPYWRESSLGVAALLVVNGVGAYIPQLIRQGTNELEVAFDFDRIVYYSILTLVLASIMLVVRMVSRILLFGVGRQVEFDLKQKIFEHLLQMEPAYFSRNTAGDLISRATSDVDNIRRLLGFAVLSLANTVFAYALTVPFMLAIDGKLTLLALTVYPVMFFITYLFSDRLRNEQLAVQEETSRISELIQEDMSGIALIKIYAQEENERRAFRTLNNRLLNANLELARTRNILFPLFGGLASISLLAVLWAGSGAIADGMLSIGDFVAMLLYVERLVFPTAILGFTITAYQRGEVSIDRVEYILQAQPQIADPPGAIALPVEEVQGSLRANHLNYLYPDMPRPSLSDVTFEIQPGETVAIVGPIGSGKSTLANALPHLLNIAPNQLFLDGIDITQIKLHDLRRAIAYVPQDSFLFSTTIKNNIRYGDPLSEQTEVEYAAKNAQIHQEILNFPQQYKTIVGERGITLSGGQRQRTALARALLVDAPILILDDSLSSVDNQTATAILKSLSEGTQRKTVLFISHQMSAAAGCDRILVMDQGQIVQSGTHTELLSQGGLYLELWEQHKLEEVLQ, from the coding sequence ATGGCTCAGTCAAAATTGCGAACATTGGGCGAATATTTGCGACCGTATTGGCGCGAAAGTTCGTTGGGAGTGGCAGCTTTACTCGTCGTCAACGGTGTCGGAGCCTATATTCCGCAACTTATTCGGCAGGGGACGAATGAGCTGGAGGTCGCCTTCGACTTCGATCGGATTGTGTACTACTCCATTTTGACGTTGGTGCTGGCCTCGATCATGCTGGTGGTGCGGATGGTGTCGCGCATTTTGCTGTTTGGCGTGGGGCGGCAGGTGGAGTTTGATCTGAAGCAGAAAATCTTTGAGCATTTGCTGCAAATGGAGCCTGCCTACTTTAGCCGCAATACGGCGGGAGATTTGATCAGTCGCGCGACCAGTGACGTAGACAATATTCGGCGTTTACTGGGATTTGCGGTGCTGAGTTTGGCCAACACCGTCTTTGCCTATGCGTTGACCGTGCCGTTTATGCTGGCGATTGATGGCAAGCTGACCCTGCTGGCACTAACGGTGTATCCGGTGATGTTTTTTATCACCTACCTGTTTAGCGATCGCCTTCGTAACGAACAGTTGGCGGTGCAGGAAGAAACCTCGCGCATTAGCGAACTGATTCAGGAAGACATGAGCGGGATCGCACTGATCAAGATCTACGCCCAGGAAGAGAACGAACGACGCGCATTTCGTACGCTCAATAATCGCCTGCTCAATGCGAACTTAGAACTCGCCCGGACTCGAAACATTCTCTTTCCCCTGTTCGGCGGATTAGCGAGTATTAGTCTCTTGGCAGTGCTGTGGGCCGGATCAGGGGCGATCGCCGATGGCATGCTGAGTATTGGTGATTTTGTCGCAATGCTGCTTTATGTTGAGCGTCTTGTATTCCCCACAGCGATCCTAGGCTTCACCATTACGGCCTACCAGCGAGGAGAGGTCAGTATTGATCGGGTGGAATATATTTTGCAGGCTCAACCCCAGATTGCAGATCCGCCAGGGGCGATCGCCCTACCTGTTGAAGAGGTTCAGGGATCTCTGAGAGCAAACCATCTCAACTATCTCTATCCCGATATGCCTCGTCCGTCCTTATCGGATGTGACCTTTGAGATTCAGCCCGGAGAGACTGTGGCAATCGTGGGGCCGATTGGATCGGGTAAGTCCACTCTGGCGAATGCTTTGCCCCACCTGCTGAACATTGCGCCTAACCAGTTGTTTCTAGACGGTATTGATATTACTCAGATCAAGCTCCATGACTTGCGACGGGCGATCGCCTACGTGCCGCAGGATAGTTTTCTGTTTAGTACCACGATCAAAAACAACATTCGTTATGGTGATCCCCTGAGTGAGCAAACCGAGGTGGAGTATGCGGCCAAGAATGCCCAAATCCATCAGGAGATTCTGAACTTTCCGCAGCAGTACAAAACCATTGTGGGCGAACGGGGGATCACCCTTTCCGGGGGGCAACGCCAGCGCACCGCCCTGGCCCGCGCCCTGCTGGTGGATGCCCCAATCCTAATCCTGGATGACTCTCTCTCTAGCGTCGATAATCAAACCGCAACCGCCATTCTCAAAAGTCTCTCGGAGGGAACCCAGCGCAAAACTGTGCTGTTTATTTCCCACCAAATGTCAGCAGCGGCAGGGTGCGATCGCATTTTGGTGATGGATCAGGGACAGATTGTCCAATCGGGAACCCACACGGAATTGCTAAGCCAAGGCGGACTGTACTTGGAACTGTGGGAACAACACAAGTTGGAAGAAGTGCTGCAATAA